A DNA window from Arachis hypogaea cultivar Tifrunner chromosome 18, arahy.Tifrunner.gnm2.J5K5, whole genome shotgun sequence contains the following coding sequences:
- the LOC112773239 gene encoding aspartic proteinase CDR1: MHSLLLLFSFSAHLYSLSNFIPFVEATKTQTSFTIDLIHHDSPLSPFYDSSMTSSDIFKKAALRSIARYALSESSNQFPESIVFPNGAVGDYLTKIYIGTPPVERIAVADTGSDLIWVQCSPCDDNSSCFSQDSPLFDPNNSSTYTPISCTSENCTLLYQNQRTCGTSNVCEYLYKYGDHSYTSGELASDSVSFDSTSGVTFPNSIFGCGHNNSVTFNSTKKATGLVGLGAGPLSLVSQLGDQIGHKFSYCLVPVGSNSTSKLKFGDDAIISGNGVVSTPLTINSSTPTYYNLNLEGITVGNNTIQSTQNSSNIIIDSGTTFTYLDPSMFNDIVTLVTESSAVEALQDPPKPYGFCGSFQGSGVNVPDFVFHFTGADVALPTENMYTVVDNNLLCLLLLPNTGLNGLSIFGNLAQINFQVEYDLQGNKVSFAPANCTNSN; the protein is encoded by the coding sequence ATGCATAGTCTTTTGTTATTGTTCTCGTTTTCAGCACATTTGTACTCACTTTCTAATTTCATACCCTTTGTTGAAGCTACTAAAACCCAAACAAGCTTCACCATTGATCTTATTCACCATGATTCCCCACTCTCACCGTTTTATGATTCTTCAATGACCTCATCGGATATTTTTAAGAAGGCCGCGCTGCGTTCCATCGCGCGATACGCCTTGAGTGAAAGTAGCAATCAATTCCCTGAATCCATTGTATTTCCAAATGGTGCGGTCGGCGATTACCTAACGAAAATCTATATCGGCACTCCTCCCGTGGAAAGAATTGCCGTCGCAGACACGGGCAGTGATCTCATATGGGTTCAATGCTCGCCGTGCGACGACAATTCTAGTTGTTTCTCCCAAGATAGCCCACTGTTTGATCCAAACAACTCTTCCACTTATACTCCAATTTCATGTACCTCAGAAAATTGCACGTTACTGTACCAAAACCAGCGTACATGTGGAACCTCAAATGTTTGCGAGTATTTGTACAAATATGGCGACCACTCTTACACAAGTGGAGAATTGGCTTCTGATTCCGTAAGTTTTGATTCCACTAGTGGTGTTACATTTCCAAATTCAATTTTTGGATGTGGCCATAACAATAGTGTAACGTTTAATAGCACTAAAAAAGCCACAGGGCTAGTTGGTCTAGGAGCAGGGCCATTGTCACTAGTTTCACAACTTGGTGACCAAATTGGTCACAAATTCTCGTATTGTTTGGTTCCTGTTGGTTCAAATTCTACAAGCAAGCTTAAATTTGGGGACGATGCAATCATTTCAGGAAACGGAGTTGTGTCAACTCCGTTAACCATCAATTCCTCTACACCTACTTATTACAACCTTAATCTTGAAGGCATAACCGTTGGTAATAACACGATTCAGAGTACTCAAAATTCTAGCAACATAATCATTGATTCGGGGACAACGTTTACTTATCTTGACCCAAGTATGTTCAATGATATCGTGACTCTGGTCACGGAATCCTCAGCTGTTGAGGCACTGCAAGACCCTCCAAAACCGTACGGTTTTTGCGGCAGTTTCCAAGGATCAGGTGTTAACGTGCCTGATTTCGTGTTTCACTTTACTGGTGCTGATGTTGCTTTGCCAACTGAAAACATGTACACCGTTGTTGACAACAACTTGCTCTGCTTGCTGCTGCTACCCAACACCGGATTAAATGGATTGTCCATCTTCGGAAATTTGGCGCAGATTAATTTTCAGGTAGAGTACGATCTTCAAGGGAATAAGGTTTCTTTTGCTCCAGCTAATTGTACTAATAGTAATTAG
- the LOC112770166 gene encoding uncharacterized protein, producing MTLTPYDGLGDPKKFLKKFRSIMIVNGASDLVLCRCFQSYLDGPALDWFCALPAGSISRFQELATLFEDQFPRSAIYLHDSDYLNTIKQGQNESLKDYMTRFTKVAMSIPDLHSEVHLHAIKSGLRPGKFQETILVAKPKTLAEFREKAKGQIDIEELRQARKADKTQYRDEDKVQNNKKNFKLTPRFESYTQFNTKRDDIIKEILNSKLIEPPKKAGTYQDTKNVNKSKYCTFHQKHGQTTDECVVAKDLLERLAQQDHIDKYISGQMQRHTPSFIGNTSSE from the coding sequence ATGACTCTTACCCCCTATGACGGGCTTGGTGACCCAAAGAAGTTCCTCAAAAAATTCCGATCAATAATGATCGTTAATGGTGCATCCGATCTTGTTTTATGTCGTTGCTTTCAATCTTATTTGGACGGCCCTGCACTTGACTGGTTTTGTGCTTTGCCTGCAGGTTCAATCTCCAGGTTCCAGGAGCTGGCCACGCTATTTGAAGATCAATTTCCTAGATCTGCTATTTATCTGCATGACTCAGATTATCTGAATACAATAAAGCAAGGCCAGAATGAGAGCTTGAAAGATTATATGACTCGCTTCACAAAGGTCGCCATGAGTATACCAGACCTCCACTCCGAGGTCCATTTGCATGCCATCAAGAGTGGACTTCGGCCAGGAAAGTTCCAAGAGACCATCCTTGTAGCCAAGCCAAAGACCCTTGCCGAGTTTCGCGAAAAAGCAAAAGGACAAATCGACATCGAAGAACTCAGACAAGCTCGGAAAGCCGACAAAACACAATACAGAGACGAAGATAAGGtacaaaataataagaaaaattttaaactaactCCTCGGTTTGAATCCTATACACAGTTCAACACAAAGCGGGACGACATCATCAAAGAGATCCTGAACTCAAAATTGATCGAACCCCCGAAGAAGGCCGGCACCTATCAAGACACAAAGAACGTGAATAAATCCAAATACTGTACTTTCCACCAGAAGCACGGCCAAACTACTGACGAATGTGTGGTCGCAAAAGACCTTTTGGAGCGGCTAGCTCAGCAAGATCACATTGACAAATACATCAGTGGCCAAATGCAAAGGCATACACCATCCTTTATTGGAAACACCTCGTCAGAATAA